A portion of the Cellulophaga algicola DSM 14237 genome contains these proteins:
- a CDS encoding sensor histidine kinase, translating into MIVLVLLASVLIAGVTIYQYGEQSKDYHEDRLDRKEEQIKENIRYTLQRTTYVATTENLDLIFKDEIYQIADVLNVNFNIYDLEGGLIKSSRPKSKFQNDSISMCLTPEVLNNLKNSADSRYLEEKSAAGDKYQASYTYITDGKFKPIGILNLPYFEDNSFNDHELKEFLLRLGGVYLFMLLIAILLSYIISKYITRSLQTVSDKMNTTFLTKRNEKIIVGNPSEEVGKLINAYNAMIDELEISAVKLAKSEREQAWREMAKQVAHEIKNPLTPMRLTVQSFERKFDPADPEVRNKLNEYSKTLIQQIDTMSNIAGAFSNFAEMPAQQNETLNVVKIVKLGLDIFNESYIHFIADEEEIIAKLDRTQLIRVLTNLVKNAIQAIPDVAAPRILVTVSSEGNFVKISVADNGIGIADEFKEKIFEPKFTTKSSGMGLGLGMVKTIVETYNGTIDLTSQPGKGTVFTVRFPRIV; encoded by the coding sequence ATGATTGTTCTGGTGCTTTTAGCATCGGTATTAATTGCTGGGGTTACTATTTATCAATATGGAGAGCAGTCTAAAGATTACCATGAGGATCGTTTAGACCGTAAAGAGGAGCAGATAAAGGAAAACATACGCTACACATTACAACGAACCACGTACGTAGCGACAACTGAGAATTTAGATCTTATTTTTAAAGATGAAATTTATCAAATAGCCGATGTGCTAAATGTAAATTTTAATATATATGATTTAGAAGGTGGACTCATAAAAAGTTCTAGGCCAAAATCTAAATTTCAGAATGATTCTATTTCGATGTGTTTGACGCCAGAGGTTTTAAACAATCTAAAAAATAGTGCCGATTCTAGATATTTAGAAGAGAAATCTGCAGCAGGAGATAAATATCAAGCCTCTTATACTTACATTACGGATGGTAAATTTAAACCTATCGGAATTCTAAATTTGCCCTATTTTGAAGATAATTCTTTTAATGATCATGAGTTAAAAGAGTTTTTACTGCGCTTAGGGGGTGTATATCTTTTTATGCTACTTATTGCTATCCTCTTATCTTATATTATTTCCAAATATATTACCAGATCACTGCAGACCGTTTCTGATAAAATGAATACCACTTTTTTAACCAAACGGAATGAGAAAATTATCGTGGGCAATCCTTCTGAAGAAGTAGGGAAGTTAATTAATGCCTATAATGCGATGATAGATGAATTGGAAATTAGTGCTGTAAAATTGGCAAAAAGTGAGCGGGAGCAAGCATGGCGAGAAATGGCAAAGCAGGTAGCCCATGAAATTAAGAATCCGCTTACGCCAATGCGATTGACCGTACAGAGTTTTGAGCGAAAGTTTGATCCCGCAGATCCTGAGGTTAGAAATAAATTAAATGAATATTCAAAAACCTTAATTCAGCAAATAGATACCATGAGTAATATTGCGGGTGCATTTTCTAATTTTGCCGAAATGCCTGCGCAGCAGAATGAAACCCTTAATGTGGTAAAAATTGTGAAGTTAGGCTTAGATATATTTAATGAAAGCTACATTCATTTTATTGCAGATGAAGAAGAGATTATCGCTAAACTAGATCGTACACAATTAATTAGAGTGCTTACTAATTTGGTTAAAAATGCGATCCAAGCTATTCCAGATGTAGCAGCTCCAAGAATATTAGTTACTGTGTCTTCAGAAGGTAATTTTGTAAAAATTTCGGTTGCAGATAATGGTATTGGGATAGCAGATGAGTTTAAAGAAAAAATCTTTGAACCAAAATTTACGACTAAATCTAGCGGAATGGGGCTTGGTTTAGGCATGGTGAAAACAATTGTAGAAACCTATAACGGTACTATAGATTTAACCTCGCAACCGGGAAAAGGAACCGTGTTTACAGTAAGGTTCCCTAGGATAGTGTAA
- a CDS encoding CopD family protein, translating to MTELYGYIKALHLIFVITWFAGLFYVPRLFINHIEASLRPSPEKEILTKEFKLMTKRLWYIITWPSAILAVLFAIWLLVLFPGWLQQPWMHVKLTFVVLLILYHLKNHQIFKQLQRDEIKYTANFMRIWNEGATIILFAIVFLVVLKSTISWVYGVVGILTLGILLMLGIKLYKRIRDKNPDA from the coding sequence ATGACAGAACTATACGGTTATATAAAAGCATTGCATTTAATTTTTGTAATCACATGGTTTGCGGGGCTTTTTTATGTTCCTAGGCTATTTATAAACCATATAGAAGCTTCCTTAAGACCTTCTCCAGAAAAAGAAATATTAACAAAAGAGTTTAAATTAATGACCAAAAGGCTATGGTATATCATTACCTGGCCTTCGGCCATTTTAGCCGTGCTATTTGCAATTTGGTTGTTAGTACTCTTTCCGGGTTGGTTGCAACAACCGTGGATGCATGTAAAATTGACGTTTGTAGTACTGCTTATTTTATATCACCTTAAAAACCATCAAATATTTAAGCAATTACAGCGAGACGAAATTAAGTACACAGCTAACTTTATGCGTATTTGGAATGAGGGTGCTACCATTATTTTATTTGCTATTGTTTTTTTAGTGGTGTTAAAAAGTACCATTAGTTGGGTTTACGGCGTTGTAGGGATACTTACTTTAGGTATTTTACTAATGTTAGGCATAAAATTATACAAACGCATCCGTGATAAAAACCCCGATGCATAG
- a CDS encoding toxin VasX encodes MANDTQDKKQGESDILAKLFFTAEGGGAKKAKSGEKSVIAPEVRLYFFRYGLFPYETGSFDTVRVTGSIYNEVTELPKLKDSKKETDKNKKKEEAPTILNDVEILKLKEVPKLENFYIARTALNPGYIYIMNDDDADNYFELQINEIGQIQHINWQYSKNKNSNGEVLDIRIPDGDKNDFKIIYPNKDGSAKKIRIAYSPVQWSRAYHNELNTNKDKREKRMKLIDCSGIKKGQESSDPKVCYYKDVNAVYPISHSCATALKKALDQIHIDEEEQDEKEIENPDEKNLFYEDMFVTLHDPMGAAHDINNQVSEKILLHKALIEAIHSGESHQGAFQRLARGDFNAPAPKPEYQAMFSLALTSYHYVYNSNESTRSYNGNEEGSINDLRSVHYEDDEMITKTLTSGGYDGLMAVSYTDPTYQVPNSQFWGTGRGTNPDKIIGILGKKVRETSREIAMSYRNDLGNLLSSDYMKEKGYLDDFLGNIDDRVLDGRCDHLDLMSNLILNPIEFEKTLILKRHHKGPDKWTKWAYRVSDPDNIEEYKNGSITSQVSGYENLDPFFAVIAVTINVSKVVDKSSSTGLKLFKAFRSILKQLAGQNIIVKEAHAKTIQVSEKQRFIY; translated from the coding sequence ATGGCAAACGATACTCAAGATAAGAAGCAAGGAGAAAGTGATATATTGGCTAAACTTTTTTTTACTGCAGAAGGTGGTGGTGCTAAAAAAGCTAAAAGCGGGGAAAAATCAGTAATAGCACCAGAGGTGAGACTTTATTTTTTTCGATATGGATTATTTCCATATGAAACTGGATCTTTTGATACAGTACGAGTGACCGGTTCAATATATAATGAGGTTACTGAACTTCCTAAGTTAAAAGATTCCAAAAAAGAAACTGATAAAAATAAGAAAAAAGAAGAAGCTCCAACAATTCTGAATGACGTAGAAATATTAAAACTAAAAGAAGTACCAAAATTAGAAAACTTCTACATAGCACGTACCGCTCTCAACCCGGGGTATATATACATCATGAATGATGATGATGCTGATAATTATTTTGAACTTCAGATAAACGAAATTGGTCAAATACAACATATTAATTGGCAATATTCAAAAAATAAAAATTCTAATGGAGAAGTTTTAGACATAAGAATACCAGACGGAGATAAAAATGACTTTAAAATTATATATCCTAATAAAGATGGTAGCGCTAAAAAAATAAGAATAGCATACTCCCCAGTGCAATGGAGCAGAGCGTACCATAATGAGTTAAATACTAACAAAGATAAGCGTGAAAAACGTATGAAGCTTATTGATTGTAGTGGAATCAAAAAAGGGCAAGAATCTAGTGATCCAAAAGTGTGCTATTACAAAGATGTGAATGCTGTTTATCCAATAAGTCATTCATGCGCAACTGCTTTAAAAAAAGCTTTAGATCAAATACATATAGATGAGGAAGAACAAGATGAAAAGGAAATAGAAAATCCTGATGAAAAAAATCTATTTTATGAAGACATGTTTGTTACACTTCATGATCCAATGGGTGCTGCTCACGATATCAATAATCAAGTTTCGGAAAAGATATTATTACATAAAGCATTAATTGAAGCTATACATTCCGGAGAAAGTCATCAAGGGGCGTTCCAGAGATTGGCTAGAGGAGATTTTAACGCCCCTGCACCTAAACCAGAATACCAAGCAATGTTTTCTTTAGCGTTGACTTCTTACCATTACGTGTATAATTCTAACGAAAGTACTAGAAGTTATAACGGAAATGAAGAAGGCTCTATAAATGATCTTCGTTCTGTACATTATGAAGATGACGAGATGATTACCAAAACACTAACTTCTGGAGGTTATGATGGCCTTATGGCTGTATCTTACACAGACCCTACATATCAGGTGCCAAATTCACAATTTTGGGGAACTGGGCGTGGAACAAATCCTGATAAAATCATTGGTATACTAGGAAAAAAAGTTAGAGAAACTTCCAGAGAAATAGCAATGTCTTACAGAAACGATCTAGGAAATTTACTTTCTAGTGATTACATGAAAGAGAAAGGTTATCTAGATGATTTTCTGGGAAATATAGATGATAGAGTTTTAGATGGCAGGTGTGATCATTTAGATCTAATGAGTAATCTAATTTTAAATCCTATTGAGTTTGAAAAAACCCTAATATTAAAAAGACATCATAAAGGTCCTGATAAATGGACAAAATGGGCTTATAGAGTTAGTGATCCTGATAATATTGAAGAATACAAAAATGGCAGTATTACCTCACAGGTTAGTGGATATGAAAACCTAGATCCTTTTTTTGCAGTTATTGCTGTTACCATAAATGTGAGTAAAGTAGTGGATAAATCATCATCTACAGGGCTCAAGTTATTTAAAGCTTTTAGAAGTATACTAAAACAACTAGCAGGCCAAAATATCATAGTAAAAGAGGCTCACGCTAAAACCATTCAAGTATCAGAAAAACAGCGTTTTATATATTAA
- a CDS encoding PAAR domain-containing protein — protein sequence MAKDLTRAITHENYGKAESGLQKYYHKVEKIIYHTPREFTKESIEKGGVFNFASDDFMTQPDTSNGVPVACIGDMTAHGGAITVGEPNVIIGSATPTPSITMAVNKIPFPEIASNASNKEARANQQLLREAAEDIEGEPRIYNLQWIKGDKFIRESRLLKEVTLRAYVENISEGEIITLKVNKIVDSTDENQELNDDSEELIEIKGTVKDKMVEVTWTVELPDSKSEKS from the coding sequence TTGGCAAAAGATTTAACAAGAGCGATAACACATGAAAATTATGGAAAGGCAGAAAGTGGCTTACAAAAATATTATCATAAGGTAGAAAAGATAATTTACCATACCCCCAGAGAATTCACCAAAGAATCTATTGAAAAAGGTGGAGTTTTTAATTTCGCTTCTGATGATTTTATGACTCAACCTGATACCTCTAATGGTGTGCCAGTGGCTTGCATAGGAGATATGACTGCACATGGCGGAGCCATTACTGTGGGAGAGCCTAATGTAATTATTGGTAGCGCAACTCCTACTCCATCTATTACTATGGCCGTTAATAAAATACCTTTCCCAGAGATAGCATCAAACGCGAGTAATAAAGAGGCTAGGGCAAATCAGCAATTATTGCGAGAAGCAGCGGAAGATATAGAGGGGGAACCACGTATTTATAATTTACAGTGGATAAAAGGAGATAAATTTATACGCGAGTCTAGGTTATTAAAAGAAGTAACTTTAAGAGCCTATGTGGAAAATATATCCGAAGGTGAAATTATAACCCTTAAAGTAAATAAAATTGTTGATTCAACCGATGAAAATCAAGAATTGAATGACGATTCTGAAGAGCTCATTGAAATAAAGGGCACTGTAAAAGATAAAATGGTGGAAGTTACTTGGACTGTTGAATTGCCAGATAGTAAATCAGAAAAGTCATAA